In Sphingobacterium sp. SRCM116780, the genomic stretch AAAAGTATAACCTCTATTTTTTTCACTATTTATGCTGTAAAAATTTCACAAGATAGAAGAATACATGCTTACTCACATCGCGCTTATGCATACCTGATCATGCTACCGGTCTAAATGATTTACCGATCTATATGTATTGTCATTATATTGCGTATACAAGCAAATTTAGTTAAGTTTGATAGGAAAGTACAATTGAATAACAGGATAGATTAAGATCATGAAAGTTTTTATCACTAGAAAAATACCACAAAAAGGAATTGAAAGTTTAAGGGCAGCTGGTTTTGATATTACCTACCGCACTGATCCAGGGAATATTAGTCAAACCGATTTAATTCAGAAATGCCAACAGGTAGATTGTTTACTTGCCGCAGGACATAACCTCTTGGATAAAAACTTTTTTGAAGCATGCCCTCATCTAAAAGCGATCGCCCTGATGAGTGCTGGATATGACAGTGTAGATCTGGATGAAGCTACTAAACATGGAATACCGGTCAGTAATATAACTGATGTATTGTCCAATGCAACAGCAGACATTGCTTTTTTGTTGCTATTATCGGTATCTAGGAAAGCTTTTTATATGCATAAAAAAATTCTAAATGATGAATGGAAAGATTTTGAGTTAACCGAAAATTTAGGAATTGAGTTGAATGGAAAGACCTTAGGGATCTTCGGATTAGGAAGAATTGGACTGGAGCTTGCCAAGAAAGCAAAATATGCTTATAATATGGACATTATCTACTATAATAGGCATCCTAATGAAATTGCAAAACGTATTTTAGATGCGGAGTATGTAAATTATGATGAATTGTTGACGCGCAGTGATGTTTTATCTGTACATGCTAACCTTTCTCTAGAGACAAAGGAAAAATTCAACAAGGAAGCGTTCAAAAGAATGAAAAATACCGCTATTTTCATCAATACAGCGAGAGGTGGATTACACCAAGAACAAGATCTATATGAAGCTTTGACAACGGGAGAAATATGGGGTGCAGGGCTTGATGTTACAAACCCGGAACCGATGTCTTTTCAAAATCCTTTGCTAAACTTACCTAATGTTGCTGTATTGCCACACATTGGATCAGCAACAGAACAGGCACGAGATAATATGGCATTGATGGCAGCAAATAATTTAATTGCATTTTCCAATCAAGTTAAAATGCCGCAAATATTGAATCTGGAGGTCTATCAAAAATGAAAAATATTTATAAACTACTCAACAAGATCAATAAATTGATCTTACCGAAATATGCGAAGAAAGACCCTTCAACGTTAACAAAGTATCAACAAGCAATTGTTGCTTATCGATACTTTGTTTTAATCCGTTCTTTAGATTAAGATTTCATAATGCGATCAATACCACCATTTTGATCACTTACGATACGCATTTCTGTTTGTGGGTAAGCAGCCCCTATCTGCTGTTTATCCAACGCATTTCTAATGGCCTCTTGATTTTCATTATTTGCAGACGCAAAATCTTCTTTTTTAGTCCATGCACGAACAGTTAATCGAACAGCACTATCTCCCAAATCTTTAACGAATACCTCTATCGCTGGTGTTTTCAAAATACGGGGATCACTATTTAATACATTCATAATGGCTTCACGTGCCTCTTTAATATTAGCATCATAAGATATACCAATTGTATATTCAAAACGTCTGTTGACGATTTTAGTATAATTATGGATGATTGAGTTTGCTAATGGTCCATTTGGACTAAAAACGCGAATCCCGTCACCACCAATTAACGTAGTATATAAAATATCTATTCTTTCAACTGTCCCCGAAGTCCCATTATTACTCGAAATAACATCTCCAACTTCAAAAGGCCTAAACAACAGAATCAACACTCCTCCAGCAAAGTTGCTTAAACTCCCCTGTAATGCTAAACCTGCAGCTAATCCAAATGCTGATAAAGCAGCAATGAAAGAAGTTGTTTCAATTCCCATTGTGCTCGCCGCAGTGAGAAACAATAAGGCATAAAGCACAATTCTGACAATACTTAAGACAAATGAGCGTATGGATAAATCAATATTCCGTTTTTCAAATCTTTTACGCATAAGGTTTAGTAAGAATTTGACAACGAAACGTCCGATAATTAAAATAATGATTCCCGTAATAATACTCGGGGTTTTTAAGATCACGACATCTAACAATTTTTCTACACTTGATTCCAATTTATTCATTTCTTAATGCTTTTTAATTTGCGCCAAATATAGTAATCATGACAATAAGAGACAATAAAATATTATTTCGTTGAAAAACACCACAAAATCAATAAACAAACCAGTAAAACAACTTCAATTAACAGTAAATTTGTACTATGACAAATAAAAATACCATACCTGTCTTAGATAATTGTAGCATTAACAATGATTCCAATAGCTTATTGCTTGTCGAGCATCTGGAGCATTATATACAAGTGCATCACAATATGGTATTTCCTCATAAACATAATTTTTATCATTTTGTATTATTTACGCAGGGATCAGGTAGTCATTTAATTGATTTTGAAAAATATGAAATTGAAGATTATCAAATTTATTTTATGGCACCAGGACAGGTTCATACCTGGAATTTTAAAGGAGACGAAGCAGGATATGTAGTAAATTTTAATCAAGAATATTTTCAATCTTTTTTACTGCGTACAGATTATCTCAATCGCTTTTCCTTTTTAAGTGGTCAAAATGATCAGCTCGTTTTTACGATACCAGAAGCACATCGGGAGCAGGCAATTAAAATTTTTGAAACATTATATGAAACAAGTAAAGATCTTAGTGCAACAGACTTGATACGTGTAAGTTTATTACAACTTTTGCTTTGGATAGAATCTTGGCATGGAACAAAATTAGAGAAATCCAATAACCCTTATAATTATACTATTTTTCATAATTATCAGCAATTGGTAGAGAAAAACTTCAAAGAAAACAGGTTACCAAAAACGTATGCAGAACAGTTATTTATTACTCCCAATCATTTGAATGCGATATGCAAATCTTATATAGGCAGTTCTGCTGGGGAAATTATTAGAGAAAGGATCTTATTGGAAGCAAAAAGATTATTGATCAATAAAAGCTTGAATATAAATGAAATAGCAGTTGAATTGAATTTTAATGACAACTCTTACTTCACTAAATTTTTTAAAAAAGCAACGGGTTTGACACCCGATGAATTTAGAAAAAACAACAGTTAGCTATGGAAAAACAAGAAAATACGTACGAATTATCCGAATTTAAATCGGCTTGTGAAGCGCGATGCCCACGCTGTAGAAAAGGAAAAATATTTACAGGAAGTACTTATGGGCTCAAGACTCAAAAAATGAATACACATTGCGATTATTGTGGATTGCGATATGAACGCGAACCAGGATATTTTTATGTTGCCATGTTTGTTAGTTATGCATTTACAGTAGCCGAAATGGTTTCATCTTGCCTACTAGCATACCTCATAACAGGTAATGACAATTCGTTTTGGCTGTATGCAACGGTCGCATTAATGACCGTACTCGTATTAACACCTTTCAATTATCGTTATTCTCGAGTAGTACTCATGTATTGGTTAAGTCCTGGATTAAATTATGTGCCAAACATCAAAAAGAAAGAAATCAATTCTGCGGGACAGACGCTATAAACAAGATAATTTCTACCTTTATACTTATGAAGGATTTAATTTATCTTGACAATAATGCAACGACAAAAATTATAGATCAAGTATGGGATACGATGGTCCCTTATTTTATCCATAATTATGCAAATGCTTCCAGTCTCTATCACAGCATGGGACGGGAAGCAAATAGTGCCATAGAAAAGGCCAGAAGTCAAGTTTCAAAAGCCTTAAATTGCCAAACAAAAGAAATTTTCTTCAATTCAGGTGCTACTGAATCCATCAATACCGTACTAAAAGGTGTTTATAAAAATTATCAGTCCAAAGGAAAGCATATCATCACTGCCAAAACAGAACATAAGGCCGTTCTAACCACCCTAGAAAATTTAGAAAAAGAAGGCGCCCTCATCACCTATCTTGAGGTAGATCGTGCTGGAAACATAGATCTTTCGGCTTTAGAACAAAGCATTACACCAAAGACCATTATGCTATGTCTAATGGCTGCGAATAATGAAACAGGTTTAGTTCACCCTCTTGACGACATTGCGCAGATTTGTAAAAATAAAGATTGTTTATTTTTTTGTGATGCGACACAATATATCGGTAAACTACCCTTAGATCTTTCAAAAACAGAAATTGACATCCTGTGCTTGAGTGCACATAAGTTCCATGGTCCCAAAGGCATTGGGGCATTGTTTATCAGACGGAAAACAAAACCGATACAAATTCATCCTTTAATAGAAGGTGGTGGACAAGAGCATGGTTTTCGTGCAGGTACTTATAATGTCCCGAATATTGTCGGTCTGGGAAATGCAATTGCTTATTTTCAAGAAAATAACAGAGACGCTAAGGAAATAGCACATTTAAGAGATTACTTAGAAACAGCATTATGTGAACTACCTGAAGTTTATGTGCATGCAAAACAGGCTCCCCGACTTCCAAACACAGCGTCCATTTGCTTTAGACATATAACCGCAAGTGAGCTTATGACTTCTTGTCCACAGTTAGCATTATCATCTGGCTCTGCTTGTGTAAGTGGAACCAGAGACCCTTCTCATGTTTTACTAGCCATGGGAATCTCAAAAGAAGATGCATTAGCCACTGTTCGTTTTAGTTTGAGTACGTTAACAACACAAGAAGAAGTGAACAAAACCATTGAATTGATTAAGAAAGCCGTTCAAAAGGTTAGAGAACACTCTCCTATTTGGCAATTGTTCCAAGCTGGACTTATTACGTAATTATTACATTCACACGTACTTTTAAATTGGAAATAATAAAGAAGTTAGCGTACTTTGTAGTATTAGAAATAAATTACAATTATTCAGCACTATGGTAACCATTACAGATAAAGCAAAATCTCGACTTGATGAGATTATGAATACTGAAAATTATGACAGCAGTTACTTTGTACGTGTTGCTGTTGAAAGTGGGGGCTGTTCTGGCTTAAGCTACAAGTTGGATTTTGACAATGAAGAAAAAAAGGGAGATCAATTTTGTGAAGATAAGGGTGTCAGAATTTGTTTAGATATTAAATCGTTTTTGTATTTAGCAGGAACAGAGCTTGACTATACAGACGGGTTGACAGGAAAAGGATTTGAATTCCATAATCCAAATGCAACAAGAACATGTGCCTGTGGAGAGAGTTTCTCTGTCTAAAAAATATAACAATCATGATACAAAGAAGGTCATCATAGTACTATGATGACCTTCTTATTTAAAAAACACTATCAATTTCTTTAATTTTTTGCCATAAAATCAAAAATAAAGGAACTTGTAAATAAATTTACCAACAAGACCTTGTAATATCTGAAATATTGCTATTTTTGACCCTAGGGAAAATTACCGAATTTGTTGAAAAGAATTGCTTACATCAAATTCTACACAAAAAATAAAAAATAGTTCACCAATTAAGCTATTTTTTGATATACATATTTCATGGATAAAAGAACGTTATTAAAAACTGAGGTTGCAATTAGTTTTGTGAAGGATACTTTTGCACAACAACTTAGAAATAATTTAGGGTTAATTCCGATATCATCACCATTAGTGGTATTAGATAGTACAGGGATAAACGATGATTTAAATGGCATAGAAAGACCTGTTGCTTTCCCAATCAAATCATTACAGGATCGTAAAGCTGTGGTGGTTCATTCGCTAGCGAAATGGAAACGTTTACGCTTAAAAGAATTGGAATTGGAAATAGGTGAAGGCGTATTAACCGATATGCGCGCGCTTCGTCCTGATGAGGACTACACACCTATTCATTCCATTTATGTAGACCAATGGGATTGGGAAAAAACAATCGCATTCGATCAACGGAAGTTTTCTTTCTTAAAGGAAACAGTACTCAAAATATACGATGCCTTACGTTTTACAGAAAAGCAGGTAGAACGTCAGTATCCTGATATTAAAGCAGTCTTACCAGAAGAAATTACGTTCATTTCATCTGAAGATCTATTGCAAAAATATCCTTCATTCACACCAAAAGAAAGAGAAAATGCAATTGCCAAAGAGTACGGTGCTGTATTTATTTATGGAATTGGTGGAGTTTTAACAAATGGTGAAGCGCATGACGGTCGTGCTGCGGATTATGATGATTGGAGTACTGAAAATGGAAATGGTACAAATGGTCTAAACGGAGATATCTTAGTTTGGAACCCTGTTCTAAATACGGCTTTCGAACTTTCTTCTATGGGCATACGCGTTGATAAAACGGCTTTACAAAGACAATTAGAAATAAGAAATAATGCAGAACGCGCGCAATTGGCTTTTCACCAAATGCTGTTAAAAGATGAGCTACCAGAATCTATTGGTGGTGGTATTGGTCAATCACGTGTTTGTATGTTTATGCTTAAAAAATCACATATCGGTGAAGTGCAAGTCAGCATATGGGATGAACAAGAAAAACAGGCATTGCAACAAAAAGGGATCAATCTCTTATAAGCGTTTTCTGAAATCGAGATAAGGGTCTGCAATAGCAGACCTTTTTTATGTAATAGTTTGTGTACTTTTGCGCTATGCAAATAGAAGCCATATTAAATAAGCTCCATATCTCCGCTTTAAATGAAATGCAACAGGAAGTATTGGATAAATTTCAAGAAAAAGAAAATCTCCTCTTACTTTCTCCAACCGGTTCCGGTAAAACATTAGCTTTTGCACTTGCTTTGATGAAAACATTAAAACCTGATGCAACCGATATTCAAGCTTTAATCTTGGTACCTACTCGTGAATTGGCTTTGCAAATCGAACAGGTCTTAAAAAAAGTAGCTACTGGATTCAAAATAACCTGCTGTTATGGTGGTCATGATACCAAAACCGAAAGAAATAACTTAAAAAATCCTCCCGCTATTCTTATTGGAACTCCTGGTCGAATTGTTTACCATTTAGATGGAAAGTATATCAATACCGATCAGATCAAAACATTAGTATTAGATGAATTTGATAAATCTTTGGAATTAGGTTTTCAAGATCAGATGTCTTTCATTATTGATCATCTGCAGCAGCTAGAAACGCGTATATTAACTTCTGCAACAGCAATGAAAGAAATACCAGATTTTACAGGTATCTCCTCTTCTATTGAGGTTAATTATCTGAATCATATACAAAGTGCTCCTGCATTAACTATAAAAAAGGTAGTAGTACCTGTGCAGAAGAAGCTGGAAGCATTGTTTAATCTGCTATGTAAAATTGGTAATCAGAAAGTCTTGATCTTTTGTAATCACCGTGATGCAGTAGATCATATCAGTGAATTATTACAGAATCGTGAAATTATACATGATGTATTCCATGGAGGTTTAGAACAAAGTGATCGAGAACTGGCTTTATTAAAATTCAGAAATAATAGTAATCATATTCTCATCACAACAGATCTTGCTGCTAGAGGGCTTGATATCCCTGAAATTGATGCCATTATCCATTATCAACTGCCTTATAAAGAAGATGATTTTACGCACAGAAATGGTAGAACTGCCCGCATGCAGGCAAAAGGAGAAGTTTTTATCATTTTGAAACCAGAAGAAGATTATCCATACGTTTCAAATGAAATTGAAACTGAACAGATAGATGGTGATTATGATCTTCCTAAAAATTCAGAATTCGCAACGTTATACATTTCTGCAGGTAAAAAAGATAAGGTAAACAAGATCGATATTGTCGGCTTCTTACTCAACCTAGATCAAATTGAAAAGAATGACGTAGGGATCATTGAAGTAAAAGACAGAGAGTCATTTGTTGCAGTCAAACGTGCATTGGTCAGTACCATCTTAAAACATTCCAATCTAGGAAAAATTAAAGGAAAAAAAATCAGAATATTGAGAAGTTAAGGAAGCCATCCTTTTCAAAATATATTAAAAAATACCAGATGAAGTCATTCCGATCTTCAATCTGGTATTTTTTTCACCATCTCTTTGACATTTTTCTTATCTTGTCTCATCTTAAATCTAATCTAAAACAATGAAAAAAGGAATTACTATTTTTTCAGCGCTTCTTATTGCTTTTTCATTTAAAGCAGCAGCTCAATCAACTGCTGAATCTAACTATGTAAAAGAGCATTATGAAAAAACTGAAATTGCTATACCGATGCGAGATGGTGTAAAATTATTTACCACCATCTATTCTCCTAAAGACAAAAGTCAATCATATCCAGTTTTACTAAATCGTACACCTTACACTGTTGGGCCTTATGGCCCTAATGAATATAAGCCAAGTTTAGGAAATTTCCCTGCAATGGCTAAAGAAGGATATATTTTTGTTTATCAAGATGTTCGCGGAAAATGGATGAGCGAAGGAACTTTTGAAGATGTAAGACCCACTACCTTAAAAAAAGGTAAAAAAGATATTGATGAAAGTACAGATACCTACGATTTATTAGAGTGGTTGAGTAAAAATTTAAAAAACTACAACGGGAAAGCTGGTATGTATGGCATTTCTTATCCCGGATTTTATTCTACGGTAAGTCTTGTTAAAACACATCCATCTTTAAAGGCTGTTTCACCACAAGCACCTGTAACAAACTGGTATATCGGAGATGATTTTCACCACAATGGTGTTTTGTTTACAGGTGACGCGTTCAAGTTTATGTCAAGCTTTGGCATTCCTCGTCCTCAACCGATTACACCCAACCAAGCGCCTCACACTTTTCAATACCCTTCCAAAGATGTCTATCAATTTTATCTAACTGGGGGAACAGCGAAAGATTTAAAAAACACTTATTTTGCGGATTCTGTTAAATTTTGGAATGATGCATTTGCACATCCTCATTATGATCAGTTTTGGAAAGACCGATTAATTTTACCTCATCTTACCAATGTAAAACCTGCTGTGATGATTGTTGGAGGGTTCTTTGATGCTGAAGATGCATACGGAACTTTCGAAACCTACAAAAAGATTGAAGAACAGAATCCACAAAACAAATCTATACTTGTCGCAGGACCTTGGTTCCATGGCGGTTGGGTTCGAAGTGATGGTAGCTCTTTTGGTGACATTCAATTTGATCAAAAAACAAGTGTGACTTATCAAGAAAAATTTGAGCTTCCTTTTTTCAACTATTATTTAAAGGGAAAAGGCGATTTTAAAGCTGCTGAAGCGAATATTTTCGTAACAGGAAGCAACCAATGGAAAAGCTTTGATAAATGGCCACCAAAGGATGTAGAAGACAAAAAGCTGTATTTACAACCACAGGGTAAACTTGATTTTGAAAAAGTAGGTCGTACCGATTCTTGGGACGAATATGTCAGCGATCCAAACAAACCAGTACCTTATCAAGGTGGTGTCATGGAAAGCAGAACACGCGAATACATGATTGATGATCAACGATTCGCTAGTTCGCGACCTGATGTAATGGTTTATCAAACCGAACCTTTGACAGCGGATATAACAATCGTTGGCCCAATTAAAAACTTTTTGAAAGTGTCTACTTCGGGTACAGATGCAGATTATGTAGTCAAATTAATCGATGTATATCCAGCCAATAGTCCATCTTTCAACAACAAAGTAATGGATGGGTATCAAATGTTGGTTCGTGGAGAGATTATGGCGGGTAAGTATAGGAATAGTTTTGAAAAAGCGGAACCTATGCAACCAGGTTTTGTTACTGACATCAAATATACCATGCCCGATGTAGCACATACATTCAAAAAAGGACATCGTATCATGATTCAAGTGCAAAATACCTGGTTCCCAATTGCCGAGAGGAATCCACAACAATTTTTTGAAGGTTATGAGGCAACAGCAACTGATTATAGAAAAGCAACACACCGTATTTTTCATGATGTGAATAACGCTTCTTATATTGAATTCAGTGTCTTAAAATAATCAAATGCAATACCCTTTTTTTCTTGCCCTACATTCGGCTACACGATGGATAATCACGCTCTGTATGATCATTTTATTGTTCCGAGCTTATTTTGGATGGAAAAAAGGGTATTCATTTTCAAAAAAAGATACCATTCTTCAAGTTTCGACGCTGCTACTATTGTATCTACAGTTTGTTCTTGGAATAACACTGTATTTCGAGAGTCCTATTGTTGATTATTTCTTAGAAAACTTCAAAGAAGCGATCAAGCTTCGTCAGGTTCGATTTTTTGGAATGGAGCATATCACGATGATGGCAATTGGCATCTTTGTATTTAGTATTGGTGTGGTCAAAGGTTTCAAAAAAGAAAGCAGTGTAGATAAATTTAGAACTATATTTATCTACACTGCTTGGACTATTTTGATCATCTTCACTTCTATCCCCTGGGAATTCTCGCCATTAACGAGTAGACCTAGTTTTAGAGCGTTCTAAGAAGCTTTATTCTCCCTTCCAATCTGGAGTCCTTTTTTCTACTCGCGCATCCATACCCTCTTTAAAATCATGACTTGTGCGCAATTTATCTAATTGCTGCAACAAATAAGGATACTGTTCTGAAGATTTAAGATTCCTTAATTCTTTTGCTGACTCAAATCCCATTTTTACTGCTAATGGAGCTGCTGCTGTCAATTTGCTGATCAATGTTGAAAGTAATGTTGGCTTTTGATCCATTAATGCATATACCAATCCTAAATCTTGCATTTCTTGTGCTGTAGACACTTCGCCTCGAATACATAGATCTAATGCCTTATGATAAGGAAAATGCTTCAATAAACCCGCTAACACTTGAAATGGAAACAGTCCAATCTGTACTTCTGGCAAAGAGAACTGGACATCTGTATACGCAAAGACATACGTACATTCCAAAATCAGAAGAAATCCTCCTGCAATGACATTACCCTCCACAACAGCTATGGAGGGTTTATTTAATTGTGACATAACCTCTCCCAAAGATAATTTCACATTAGGTATCTCATCAGATTGTTCGGCCAAATCCGGGTTTTCAAATGCTTTCAAATCCATGCCCGCACAAAAGACTGGACCTTCTGCCGCGAGTACGACGACACGAACATTGACATCATCATTGGCACATTGAATAGCATGATATATTTCACTAATCATGTGTGGAGTGAAAGCATTGCGTTTTTCCGGACGTGCTAACGTTAAATAGAAAACATGATTTTCAAGTTTGGTTTTAATAAACTTATAATTCACATCATTATGCATAACTATCTGATTTTATGATATTAATTTAATAAACTCATTCCCTATGGCTAGAATTTTATTCTGTCCATCTCGTTCAAAATAATACAGCAAATCCTCTGTTGGAATATTTCCCACCAATTCATCTTCGGCAAATGGACATCCTCCATATCCCAATATAGCTCCATCAAATTTTCGACAACCGGCTAAATAAGCGGCATTAATTTTTTCTAAACTACTGGCTTTTGGCGAGTGAAAATGTGCTCCGATATGCAAAGAAGGAAACTTCGAAATAGCCTGTTCAAAAAGTTGTGTAATCTGAGGCAACGTTGCTTCCGAGGTAGTATCGGCTAATGAAAATTCAATTACTCCTAGTGCTGCTATTTTATCGATCCACTCCAATACCAGTCCCTCACTCCAAGCATCTCCAAAAGGATTTCCAAAAGCCATTGAAATATAAACAACCATTTGCTTTTGATGTGCATGAGCAATCTCAACGATACGTTGCAATCGTTCAAATGATGCTGCAATAGATGCATTGGTATTGCGTTGCTGGAAAGTTTCGGATATTGAAAACGGGTAACCTAAGAACGTAATTTTTTCAGATTGCACCGCACGTAAAGCGCCTTGCTCGTTTGCAATGATGCTCAATAACTTTGTTTTATCATTTAAAACCAGTTGACTTAACACTTCTTCTGTATCAGCAAGCTGAGGAACAGCTTTTGGTGATACAAATGAGCCGAAGTCTAACCAATCAAAAAGCTTACTCTCCAAAAGCATATTGAGATATTTCACCTTCTTTTCTGTTGGAATAAAAGGTGAAATACCTTGAATGGCATCTCGTGGACATTCTACCAGGATGATATCTTGATCTTTAGGCATCTTTTTGAATTTCTCTAGAAATGACCATTTTTTGAATACTGGAAGTTCCCTCTCCAATGGTACATAATTTTGCATCTCTAAAAAATTTCTCTGCGGGATAGTCTTTTGTAAAGCCATATCCTCCAAAAATTTGTACCGACTCATTCGACACTGAAACTGCTGCTTCAGAGGCATACAATTTTGCCATAGCACCGATTTTAGAAATACGTTCGCCCCTATCTTTCATATAGCCTGCTTGTCTAGTCAACAATTCTGCCGCTTGAATTTCAGTTGCCATTTCTGCAAGCTTAAATCCTACAGCTTGAAAATCAAATATTTTTTGATTGAATTGCTCTCTTTCATTTGCATATTTTAAAGCACATTCATATGCTCCACGCGCAATACCAAGTGATAATGCTGCAATAGAAATACGACCGCCATCCAATAGTTTTAATGCTTGTACAAAACCTTGTCCTTCTTCTCCTACCATCTGATCTTGATGTACACGACAATTATCAAAAAATAAACATGCGGTTTCTGAGGCACGCA encodes the following:
- a CDS encoding 2-hydroxyacid dehydrogenase, with the translated sequence MKVFITRKIPQKGIESLRAAGFDITYRTDPGNISQTDLIQKCQQVDCLLAAGHNLLDKNFFEACPHLKAIALMSAGYDSVDLDEATKHGIPVSNITDVLSNATADIAFLLLLSVSRKAFYMHKKILNDEWKDFELTENLGIELNGKTLGIFGLGRIGLELAKKAKYAYNMDIIYYNRHPNEIAKRILDAEYVNYDELLTRSDVLSVHANLSLETKEKFNKEAFKRMKNTAIFINTARGGLHQEQDLYEALTTGEIWGAGLDVTNPEPMSFQNPLLNLPNVAVLPHIGSATEQARDNMALMAANNLIAFSNQVKMPQILNLEVYQK
- a CDS encoding mechanosensitive ion channel family protein — protein: MNKLESSVEKLLDVVILKTPSIITGIIILIIGRFVVKFLLNLMRKRFEKRNIDLSIRSFVLSIVRIVLYALLFLTAASTMGIETTSFIAALSAFGLAAGLALQGSLSNFAGGVLILLFRPFEVGDVISSNNGTSGTVERIDILYTTLIGGDGIRVFSPNGPLANSIIHNYTKIVNRRFEYTIGISYDANIKEAREAIMNVLNSDPRILKTPAIEVFVKDLGDSAVRLTVRAWTKKEDFASANNENQEAIRNALDKQQIGAAYPQTEMRIVSDQNGGIDRIMKS
- a CDS encoding AraC family transcriptional regulator produces the protein MTNKNTIPVLDNCSINNDSNSLLLVEHLEHYIQVHHNMVFPHKHNFYHFVLFTQGSGSHLIDFEKYEIEDYQIYFMAPGQVHTWNFKGDEAGYVVNFNQEYFQSFLLRTDYLNRFSFLSGQNDQLVFTIPEAHREQAIKIFETLYETSKDLSATDLIRVSLLQLLLWIESWHGTKLEKSNNPYNYTIFHNYQQLVEKNFKENRLPKTYAEQLFITPNHLNAICKSYIGSSAGEIIRERILLEAKRLLINKSLNINEIAVELNFNDNSYFTKFFKKATGLTPDEFRKNNS
- a CDS encoding DUF983 domain-containing protein; translated protein: MEKQENTYELSEFKSACEARCPRCRKGKIFTGSTYGLKTQKMNTHCDYCGLRYEREPGYFYVAMFVSYAFTVAEMVSSCLLAYLITGNDNSFWLYATVALMTVLVLTPFNYRYSRVVLMYWLSPGLNYVPNIKKKEINSAGQTL
- a CDS encoding cysteine desulfurase family protein — encoded protein: MKDLIYLDNNATTKIIDQVWDTMVPYFIHNYANASSLYHSMGREANSAIEKARSQVSKALNCQTKEIFFNSGATESINTVLKGVYKNYQSKGKHIITAKTEHKAVLTTLENLEKEGALITYLEVDRAGNIDLSALEQSITPKTIMLCLMAANNETGLVHPLDDIAQICKNKDCLFFCDATQYIGKLPLDLSKTEIDILCLSAHKFHGPKGIGALFIRRKTKPIQIHPLIEGGGQEHGFRAGTYNVPNIVGLGNAIAYFQENNRDAKEIAHLRDYLETALCELPEVYVHAKQAPRLPNTASICFRHITASELMTSCPQLALSSGSACVSGTRDPSHVLLAMGISKEDALATVRFSLSTLTTQEEVNKTIELIKKAVQKVREHSPIWQLFQAGLIT
- a CDS encoding HesB/IscA family protein, encoding MVTITDKAKSRLDEIMNTENYDSSYFVRVAVESGGCSGLSYKLDFDNEEKKGDQFCEDKGVRICLDIKSFLYLAGTELDYTDGLTGKGFEFHNPNATRTCACGESFSV
- the asnA gene encoding aspartate--ammonia ligase; this translates as MDKRTLLKTEVAISFVKDTFAQQLRNNLGLIPISSPLVVLDSTGINDDLNGIERPVAFPIKSLQDRKAVVVHSLAKWKRLRLKELELEIGEGVLTDMRALRPDEDYTPIHSIYVDQWDWEKTIAFDQRKFSFLKETVLKIYDALRFTEKQVERQYPDIKAVLPEEITFISSEDLLQKYPSFTPKERENAIAKEYGAVFIYGIGGVLTNGEAHDGRAADYDDWSTENGNGTNGLNGDILVWNPVLNTAFELSSMGIRVDKTALQRQLEIRNNAERAQLAFHQMLLKDELPESIGGGIGQSRVCMFMLKKSHIGEVQVSIWDEQEKQALQQKGINLL
- a CDS encoding DEAD/DEAH box helicase; translated protein: MQIEAILNKLHISALNEMQQEVLDKFQEKENLLLLSPTGSGKTLAFALALMKTLKPDATDIQALILVPTRELALQIEQVLKKVATGFKITCCYGGHDTKTERNNLKNPPAILIGTPGRIVYHLDGKYINTDQIKTLVLDEFDKSLELGFQDQMSFIIDHLQQLETRILTSATAMKEIPDFTGISSSIEVNYLNHIQSAPALTIKKVVVPVQKKLEALFNLLCKIGNQKVLIFCNHRDAVDHISELLQNREIIHDVFHGGLEQSDRELALLKFRNNSNHILITTDLAARGLDIPEIDAIIHYQLPYKEDDFTHRNGRTARMQAKGEVFIILKPEEDYPYVSNEIETEQIDGDYDLPKNSEFATLYISAGKKDKVNKIDIVGFLLNLDQIEKNDVGIIEVKDRESFVAVKRALVSTILKHSNLGKIKGKKIRILRS
- a CDS encoding CocE/NonD family hydrolase, which encodes MKKGITIFSALLIAFSFKAAAQSTAESNYVKEHYEKTEIAIPMRDGVKLFTTIYSPKDKSQSYPVLLNRTPYTVGPYGPNEYKPSLGNFPAMAKEGYIFVYQDVRGKWMSEGTFEDVRPTTLKKGKKDIDESTDTYDLLEWLSKNLKNYNGKAGMYGISYPGFYSTVSLVKTHPSLKAVSPQAPVTNWYIGDDFHHNGVLFTGDAFKFMSSFGIPRPQPITPNQAPHTFQYPSKDVYQFYLTGGTAKDLKNTYFADSVKFWNDAFAHPHYDQFWKDRLILPHLTNVKPAVMIVGGFFDAEDAYGTFETYKKIEEQNPQNKSILVAGPWFHGGWVRSDGSSFGDIQFDQKTSVTYQEKFELPFFNYYLKGKGDFKAAEANIFVTGSNQWKSFDKWPPKDVEDKKLYLQPQGKLDFEKVGRTDSWDEYVSDPNKPVPYQGGVMESRTREYMIDDQRFASSRPDVMVYQTEPLTADITIVGPIKNFLKVSTSGTDADYVVKLIDVYPANSPSFNNKVMDGYQMLVRGEIMAGKYRNSFEKAEPMQPGFVTDIKYTMPDVAHTFKKGHRIMIQVQNTWFPIAERNPQQFFEGYEATATDYRKATHRIFHDVNNASYIEFSVLK